The Gadus macrocephalus chromosome 9, ASM3116895v1 genomic interval GTTAACCAGGCTATCAATAACATGGCTCTTTTTGTAGTGTAGACACATGGATTTAATTAAATGTGTACAGGTTTTTGTCTATTTAGATATTTTATCGTTTGTAATGAAAACACATGGATGTTTTGAGTGTCTTGTTTTGCAGATCGGTGTTCATTCGTCATcatcgggggtggggggggggggggggggggcatggttcCCTCAAGTGGAACATGTGCTTCAAATGTTCTCGATCTTTACTATTTTACAATTCTAATCTGGAAGCAGTTTTCTGTGTTTGGCACTatttatcgttttttttttttttttttttttgcacacataaacattttATCAGTGATTAACCTGTTGGAAGTTTTGACAAAATGCAGCTGTCCCGTCCCTTTAAAATCACAGATGATGGATTTTGAAATTCAGTTTGTAATTTTTTGCTTAGGAACTTGGtactttgtgtctgtgtctgctgaACATTTTAACATCTCACCCctgaaagaaaaaacacatacCTACAATTTCATATCAAACATTAATATTAGCTTTTTTATCCTTTTAAATTGTTTGCCGATCTTGGTGTTTATGCACTATGTTGATTTTAGTTATGTATTGGTTAGTAAAGAATTCATTCTTTCAGAGGAGGAAGCCTCAGGATCATTTCCACTACAGAATCAGTGCAGAGCAGAGACTGCCCTGAGCTTTGAACCCTCAGCCATCACACTTCCAGCCCTTGCAGGGCATGGGAATGACTGGTGTTTCATCCTAAGCCTCCTCCACTGGGGGTATGGAAGACTCTCAAAGCTCCTGGTTGTCCCTGTTCTCTGATACATGTGGAAATGCTCTGTAATGGCTGAACGTTTCAAAAGTTTAGTTTgttgtaaaaagaaaacacaatgacAAAAGGTTTTAAGAGAGAGGGTCTACTGGACGTCTGGTCTGGTAGAGCAGAGAGTAAATTGTACTGGATGTATTGCTGTTATGATGACTGCCGTTCACCGTGCACATGATGATGACGGTGAACTGAACTGGAGGTTAAAACTCTGTTGTGTCTCctccctggggtgggggggcaggtgTCTGATCAGCCAGGCGGAGGTGTTGAGCTTCATAGAGAGATGCATGACCGCCGTGGGCACCAAGGCCCATCATGCGAAGAGCCTGGCCCaggtgctggtggagggggACTGCAGGGGCCACTACAGCCACGGGCTGAACCGCATGGgtccgtacacacacagacacaccgggaTACAGGCCCACggccacacggacacacagacacgcagggAAGGTTGAGTCTTTGGGCGTTTCCCATTTTCACCGACTAGCCTGCTGTTGTATCTGACTGtagggcatgtgtgtgtttacataaccAAACCACAAACTCCCATGCACCGACCGTTTCCGTTGTCACTTCGAATAAAACGTCAAAGTCCTCCAGTCACTTGCTGTGGTTTGCATATTTAGCCTCCAATATCTGGTGACGTCCAGACTACCAGGATCTCAAACTCACGTCCGCGTttgttgtttggtttggttGTTGTTGCTTGTTTCATTCTAGACATGTATGTGAAGGACATCGAGTCGGACATCTGCTCAAAGGAAGGAGAGccggtggtggagaaggagacggcCGCCACGGCGTTGGTGGACGGGAGGAACCTTCTGGGCCCCGTGGTGGGCAACTACTGCATGGACCTGGCCCTGAAGAAGGCCAAGGACGCGGGCATCGGCTGGGTGGTGGCGCACGGTGAGTCCTGCTGGTCCGGGGAGGTACTGCACCCCAAACCTGGAAAAGTAAAACCTATAAAAGTCCTCCACTTATTCAGTGATTTTAGGAATGCAGCATTGAaaacgtttttatttattttttgtgtgtgttttcctacGTTTACACTGAAGGACAAACTgatgtattgttgttgttgcaagGAAAGTGAATAGAATGTGAATTATATTCTGTGTGTTTCCTCAGGTTCCAACCACTACGGTATTGCTGGATACTACGCAATGCAGGCTCTTAAAGAAAACATGATTGTGAGTAACACATGAATCCTAATGTATTTTCCATTGATGTGGTCTTTGCATGTGTTGTATAATAATAACTAAGGTCTGAACTTCTGTGAtgagactgttgttttttcctaTATGAATAACTGTATTAGACCATATGCTTCTTTAAAGCTATGTCAGTTGACGCTCTTTTGTTGATAATGCTGATTTTCCCCGCACAGGGCATGTCGTTCACCAACACCTCCCCACTCGTGGTCCCCACTCGTGGCAAAGAGGtgggagaaacagacagagagggctTCTAACAGCTAGGCTTACGCCTGGAACTCAATAACATACCAGGACCATGCATAAGAATCATGTACTAACGGGATTCTGAATATTATAAGCCTCTACGTTTGTCATTCAGTAGTGTGAACGTCTGTTTCTAGTGCACCCTGGGAACCAACCCCATCAGTGTGGCGGCTCCAGCCAATGACGGGGACAGCTTTGTGTTGGACATGGCCACGTCCGCCGTGGCACTAGGGAAGGTAGAGTTCTGTACTATACTGGGAccaaatgaattaattaatcaatcaatcaatatccTTTGTCTAACCAGAGGAATTAAAACTCTCTTTTCCAAGAATGAACTggccataaaaaaataaaaataaaccctAGATCAATATCTGcacctcgtgtgtgtgtgtgtgtgtgtgtgtgtgtgtgtgtgtgtgtgtgtgtgtgtgtgtgtgtgtgtgtgtgtgtgtgtgtgtgtgtgtgtgtgtgtgtgtgtgtgtgtgtgtgtgtgtgtgtgtgtgtgtgtgtgtgtgtgtgtgtgtgtgtgtgtgtgtgtgcgtgcgtgcgcaggtGGAGCTTCATGATCGCCGTGGAGACTCCATCCCAGTGGGCTGGGGCTGTGACGCCGAGGGGAATCTGACCCCAGACCCCAAGAAGGTCCTGCAAGGAGGCGGCCTGGTACCGATCGGTGGCAGCGAAGCTACCGGTCAGTCAACTGATATTAAATAGTCTGCCACCAGGGGTCGCCAgagcctttttcttttttggatCATGCTTATTATTTAGAGAGctattattgttttttatttatttatttattttttatttattattcatttatggatgtattttatttattcattcatatttagactggaaatataaatatatttgtaggGGAAATAAAGACAGTTGTCTCAACAGAGAAAATGcaccttatttattttgtccCCAAAAATTCTTTGCCACAAAATGTTGGGAAAGAAACCCCAGCATGGATCGAAATGTCCATCGTATGATGCTGACACGATCCTGTGTTCTCTCCTGCACTCCTGGAATGGTCTCTGTGTCCAGGGGGCTACAAGGGCTATGGTCTGGGCATGATGGTGGAGGTGTTCTGTGGCATCCTCTCTGGAGCTCAGTACAGCAAACACGTCCGCACCTGGAAGGTGACCGACCGCGCGGCCAACCTGGTACGTTACACTGCTTGCTGATTGGCTTTTTCATTTGATGCTGTTGACATAAgtgatttttattgttatttctttcttgcccgtttattttctttatttctttattataataaaataaataaattaatgtccaatattttctttatttattttcggtTGTTGTCTTTGTTTATTAATCTTCATGCTTTTCAGTTTAGATGTGGCTCTAAAATCACAATTTTCTTCGTAGGCCTATTGTTTCCCAATTTATGCCTTTTTACGTGACTTACAATCTGTGAATGGGACaatgttgtttattttacataaacaacaaaagaaaagcACTCCAACAAACAACATCTAACCTTCAACACTCGAGATGAATGATGTTCTTGAGCCGTAGTTCGTCTGACAGTGTGTTGTGGTTCCTCCAGGGCCAGTGTTTTGTGGCCATCAACCCAGAGAGCTTTGCTTCTGGCTTCACCGACAGGATGTCAGACCTTCTGTCCATACAGAGAAGTCTGGACCCTGTGagtaacactcactcactcactcactcgttcAGTCTCAGTTGCGTATACATGCAGAGTCATAATCgggtaaataaatgaatgagacCTCAACAGGACTTGTAAAATGCATGTGAACACCTTCATCCGATCTCCTTCGCACAAAAATCAGCACATGAACGGACAAGCGAAATCGGAAAAGAACACCTAGATAACTCGTTCATTGTCGGCTTTCTACCTTTCTATCTATACTGTAAGAAAAGCACTGTTTGATGCTTTTCCCTCTgaactgtgtttttgtttttataaatcaAATCCACTAACCAGCTGAATGATAAGGAAAGCAGCAGGTGGAACTCAACTGAAATAGGTCTGAAAAagcgcccccttatggcgaaaATAGTTATTGTAACTGATGCTCTGGCTGACGAAGTGACGAACATGTTGCTTCTACTGATTGGCACCTGTTTGCCCCACCAGGCCACCCCTGGTAGTCCAGTGCTGGCTGCTGGGGATCCAGAGAGAGCTCACCTGGAGGAGATCAAAGAGTTGGGTGGAATCCCCTACCACTTGAACGTGGTTAACTTCATGGTAAGGGCACTACGCAACCACCCTAGAAAGAACTAGATCTTATCATCAGTTCTGATTTATCCCTTCTGTATCACTAAGCACATTTCAAAATACCTGAAATGTAATCAACTAATTTAATTAAAAACGACTAACTTTTTACttttcaaattattattttgaccCAATATTTTAAAACATGTGTCACTGCATATAATTCTTGCTCTTAGTAATAATTTATAAACTGGACTAACCACCATTTGTGTTATaccttttgtgttatttttagaATGAATGTGGCAAGAGAGTAGGAGTCAGCCAACTGTTGCCGTGCGATAAGCTCATCTCCAATTAGGTATCTTAACCAATGGCTTTTGTGAAACCACTGTATCTCTTGGACTGTTACTGTGAGACCCAAGGAGCAATCCTACTCacagcaatgcatcatgggatgtacccatgttgttgtttttaagcCATTAAGGCTGTCTTTAAGAAAAAATGATTGTACAAATACAttagaaggggtaacacttcaTGTTTTTAAGGGTTACATTGATTTTAAATTCAAATATAAGAACGTATACGGAAATGGACTGAGGTTCCTCTTTTGAAATGACGATTCTATATTTAGCACAACATCTTGTATGACTGAAAATGTTGT includes:
- the LOC132464127 gene encoding uncharacterized oxidoreductase YjmC-like isoform X2, whose product is MSSQAEVLSFIERCMTAVGTKAHHAKSLAQVLVEGDCRGHYSHGLNRMDMYVKDIESDICSKEGEPVVEKETAATALVDGRNLLGPVVGNYCMDLALKKAKDAGIGWVVAHGSNHYGIAGYYAMQALKENMIGMSFTNTSPLVVPTRGKECTLGTNPISVAAPANDGDSFVLDMATSAVALGKVELHDRRGDSIPVGWGCDAEGNLTPDPKKVLQGGGLVPIGGSEATGGYKGYGLGMMVEVFCGILSGAQYSKHVRTWKVTDRAANLGQCFVAINPESFASGFTDRMSDLLSIQRSLDPATPGSPVLAAGDPERAHLEEIKELGGIPYHLNVVNFMNECGKRVGVSQLLPCDKLISN
- the LOC132464127 gene encoding uncharacterized oxidoreductase YjmC-like isoform X1, encoding MSRCLISQAEVLSFIERCMTAVGTKAHHAKSLAQVLVEGDCRGHYSHGLNRMDMYVKDIESDICSKEGEPVVEKETAATALVDGRNLLGPVVGNYCMDLALKKAKDAGIGWVVAHGSNHYGIAGYYAMQALKENMIGMSFTNTSPLVVPTRGKECTLGTNPISVAAPANDGDSFVLDMATSAVALGKVELHDRRGDSIPVGWGCDAEGNLTPDPKKVLQGGGLVPIGGSEATGGYKGYGLGMMVEVFCGILSGAQYSKHVRTWKVTDRAANLGQCFVAINPESFASGFTDRMSDLLSIQRSLDPATPGSPVLAAGDPERAHLEEIKELGGIPYHLNVVNFMNECGKRVGVSQLLPCDKLISN